The following DNA comes from Thunnus thynnus chromosome 3, fThuThy2.1, whole genome shotgun sequence.
tcaggacaaaagaagacatttgaggatgcaTCTTAGGCTTTGGGGAATGgtgtcaatcaattaatcaataaaataattaacagataatgaaaataattagttagttgcagccctaatttgaATCAATGCTGCCAAAAGCTGTTAATAAGCTTCCATATTTATATCTTTAAATCTGACCATGCCGAATGTGAAGGGTGTGTCATCATTTCCACCAAACTGTGATTCTTGTGAGGGTGAAAAACCTCAGTATTAAGACTAGCATCAGACCATACGCCATCTGATCATGCATGTAAATATTATCCTTTTTAAATGATATGAACTCAAAGGTATTCGAGGTGAACTGCTCGTCACAGCGCAGTGGCCGCCACGTTCTGTCCCAGCTGAAGGAAGCAACCCAGTCACACCTGGTGGAGACGTCAGGGAGAGACCCTCTGAAACCAGCTTACTTCAACAACTACAACACCAAAAGCTGCTCAACTAACTCTGAAAATGTACCTGGTAAGACACGATAAAGACCAGGCCTTCAGTTAAAATTCAAATACTCAAACAAAATCTCAGTCAGTCTGAGATTTACGTTCTCGTCTTTTACAGGAAAATCTGCGGCTCCCAAAAATGTCATTTCCAGCTCAAAGAAGAGACCAGCACAGAAATTTGGCCGCAAAAGAAAAGCTAATCCAGCCGCAGTCACTTTGGCAAACTACTTTAAGATGAAAGCCAAAGCGGATCATTTACACTTTGGTGGCCTGTCGCCGCCGCCCGAGAAGCCAGACATCAAGAAGCTTAACAACTCATCACCAGGCTGGGATCAAACGGCGCCACAGAACAAACAGTCGACCACATCACTCATTCTGTTTGAAGAGGTAAACCATTTGGCAACACCGCACTTCAAAACCTGTAATTACATTAAACCATGTTCGGTCTGGGGGTTGATCGTTTGCAACTGTTGGCTCTCGCAGGTTGATGTCGTATTTGAAGACGACGTCGGTTTCCTCGCAGCCATCAAGACGTTCATGACGACCACAAAAAGGCCGGTCGTTCTGACCACCAACGGTAAATGAACCCACTGTGTATTTTAGAATAGAAAAGATCTGAAGACGAGCAGTGATGCAAAACAAATGTCGTCTTTTAGATCCCTCATTCAGAGAGAGATTCAGCTACAGCTTGGAAGAAATCATTTTCAAGACGCCGTCCGCAGTGAGTCAAACTTTGACCTCTCCGTCCGTGTACAGCTTCAGTGTTGAACTGTATGCTGTAGACTTTCTGAGCCAAAACATTATCTCAACACATCCAACAAGAGCTTATATAAAACTGTCATAAACTCTTCAACTCTGTCCCCAGATGAACGTCTGCAGCtacctgcagctggtgtgtTTGGCTGAGAACGTGAGACTGAAGTTGGACGACGTTCTCGGCCTCCTCACGCTGACCCGAGGTGACGTCAGGCGCTGCCTCCTCCAGCTGCAGCTCTGGGTGAACGGTGGCGGAGGACGGGCATCTCAAAGTAAAGAACATACTTGTTTACATTGAATAGATTGTGAACAAATCCCAGTTTTATAGAGTCAGAAAATCCCTTGAATACTTGTatgattttttacatattttctaGACTCAAATGTTGAAGGGGGGGTCGGTTTAGACTCCCAGCTTCCCCCAGGAGACGCAGGCTGTACTTCCAGCATGCTGGGTCTCCACCCTGCGACCCAAAACCATCTGCTGAACCTCCTACAGGTAAGTATTGATAATATCTTCACTACTGTACGTACATTTCATAAGCCTGTCATTAATTTCTGGCTTTGATTCTTCATCATAAGTCCTGGACCGACCCAGACATGAACAAGCTCCTGCAGCTCCTTGCTgagagctggaggagaaacGTGCCTCTGCTCTACTGCAACCAGGAGCTGCTCCTACCCATCAGGGCCGAGGGAACTCCGGTCCATTACCTGGACAAGGTGACCTCTTCTGGGCAGCAGAGCCAGCTGGATGGAAATAATCCAAAGgcaacagcagcaaacagcGACTCAGTTAGGAATATATCCAGGCTGAGCAGAAGGAAATATACTTCAGCAGCATTTGACGCCACATCATCTTCCAATTTAACACAAAAACCTCAAAGGGCCTCATTAACTTTCAAAGCGACTCATTTAAGAGCCCAGAGTTCTGATGACAAGACTGAACCAAACGCAGACAAAGTAGCGACTGACTGTTTGGATGCTCTGACCGACTTCTTTGACCTCATGTCATACCTCAACGCCACAAAACCAGCTGCAGAACCGCTTATTTCAGGCTCATGCCGACCAGAGTTTGTCTGGACAGGAGCAGAGATGAAGGACAGCTTGTTGGATgaaatgagagaggaggaggaggaggaggaggagggccgGAGTTGTTGCCAGGAGAGGTGGTTAGATATTCAGGCTGCTGTTGAGGGTTTGGGGTTTCGCAGATGCTGGAGGCGAGTGTCTGAATCGTGGACTGAAGCCCAGAAATGCAGACAGGAACTGGGAGGCACGAGGTGGGGGAAGCTGGTGGAGACGCtgacacttcctgtttctgccGATAGAGAGAGCCTCGGCTATAGTTTTCAACCTCTCTGCGCACCAAGGTCAGTCTGTTCACACTTTCAACTTCTGAATACGTGTTGAGATTGTTTTGATGTCTGGCGTTTGGTTTCAGTCGTCACGTCCAGCATTTCATGTACAAGGTTCTCAGTTATTCAGACATCgactttaattacatttaacgTTTTGCCAATATCAGACAAAACTGAGGCCTCGATTTTTTTTAGTTGCGATCCTGTTAAGAAATGAATGCTGTCTGCGTATCTCAATCATTTTTTGGAATCTTTCAAAGAAACACAAGGCCCACAGGAACCTTGGATAAATTGATTTGATATTATTCAGCCTAAACACCCTTAAAATTACCTTTTTAAAACGTCTCAGTTCTTTCACCACATATAACACCCATGCCTGTACCTACAGCGTGTTCCAAAGGAGGTACGAGATGAACAGGATGGTGCTTGGCAGTCGGTCCTTCAGCCTACTGGGGAACAGACAGGCTGTCAGTGTCGACTACATGCCAGTCTTCCGCTCCATCTGTCGCTCCCAGAGACCTCCGCGAGGAGACGAGCCAGTCAGGTGAGCCAGACACAATAACAGAAGCAGTCTTTAGAACGATGGTGACGTTCTTAATAATGAAATTCAGTTTACGTCTATTATAATTAACCCCGTCACATCCAGGTAGTCAGTTATCTTTAGTTTTAGTTGGATCCAAGCCAACTCATTTTATCAGTGAAGTCTTCCACTTGAatcattgtattgtattgtaatgtaTCATTTGTACTTCAGGTGTGTGAACTACCTCAGCAGCATGCAGCTGGGCCTCTCAAAGTCAACGTTGCGACTCCTGGCAGAAGATTTCTGATAGAGACATCACGTCTCCTCTACCTCACCTCGCTCCTGTTACTgtgcatttatttcatttatcaaaatactgtaaaaatgaatttaatgcAGTTGAGATGAGAAGtccatgttttatttacacataaGTGCAAccatgaaaactaaataaaaatctctatttttgtaagttattcatcattttttggAGTCTGCAAAGTACTTTCAGTGTTCAGGTATTGCTGTAGGTTTCTAGTGAGatcaatgtgttttttcattgttataaataaaaaaaaagttagtgaATAATCCATGAAATCCtgagacagcagcagctttacAATCGTCCAAATCAATGATCCAAGACAGACAGCAGGAATAACAAAACACTGTAGCAACTGTCGTCAGCGGCATCAAAGTATTCAACGTAACAGTAAGAATATCTGATGCTTAAAATATACCATCAACTGCCACTAAACCCGGTAAACAGATGTGGAGTGTGGTTTCCTGAAAGGGCTCAGAATGCTTATGTTCATCTTTAGTGGATGTTAGCGCATCACGGCTAACTGGAAGATTCACTGAGCAGCTCGTAGAAAGCCACGGCCTGCAGCAGAGCATCGCAGagttcctctcctcctcttctgctgccCATTTGGAAGGAATTCCTGTACTTCACCAGCAGGTCCGGGGGGAAGTTTATCCGAGGAAACTTCTGTGTCACCGACTCTGTCATCAGCTGTCGCACCGTCTGAGCGCCGCTGGTCCGCGACTCACCCACCATCAGTCCAAAGTGACGTCCCACAGCGGTACGCATCATGTTCAGAACTCTGCAAAGGAAGAATAAAGTCATTTCAGGAAGTAGgtgcaaagaaacaaacagggCACACTTGCTTGTTTATTTGCTATTTTGGTGGCTTTTCTAGttgaaaacagacattaaatCCTCTTTTACCCACCGGGGAGGAATATTGGACTCTGGCGGGCAGTTTCTTGGCTCCAGCAGAGCGAACAACATGGCCTCCACAGTTCTCATGTGGGCCATGACGGGGAACAGAGCCGTATTCTGGGCTGAGATGGACGACTTCTCTATTATGTAGAAGTCAGCAGAAGGGAGGAGTGACACGACCGCCGAGACCTGTTGACAGGAGAATATATTTCAGTCCGTGCCGTTGTATATGGATTTAAATGACTGAGCGTTTCTCTACAAATAGAGTATTTACTCACATCATTCAAGTAAGCAGAGGCCATGTATGTGCCCTTCAAGAAATTAGGACAGTCGAGCTGCTGCCAGTCCAGCACTGCCATCCCGCGGTCCACATGTGCCCAGGCGATTTTATTTGTGCCACATGCCAGTGACACTATGGTGTTAGCATCCTGAGTGAACAAACACAGAATTATAACAAGCGGTCATAGTCAAATATCTGGCTTTCTCTTTCTACATTTCACATTAAGATCATATTCATCAGACTGATTCAGTGAGCCCTGTATAGAAGGATCtgcatttattatgtttttccctttaattaGTCACGTGTCTGTATATCCTAAatgttaaaggaaaagttcacaatttttcaagtctgtcgtAAGACAACATTCAGGTGTCcgaatgaacattgaaacaggttttgctctgatcattcctcctgttagTACTGGCTATTAAATATAagagatgagggacaaaatccacagtcctcgttttgttctaaaatgtatttaaagtgtatctaaagctaatatgatGCATCAGAGCAGTCTGACGTAGttaaatcaagtggatatcttccaaagttgttttttgttttggaatatatttccttatttttatttcctgggacagtgttgagctgcggtggaaggaTGGTAACAAAAACTGAGAATTTGGCTCCACAAAGGTGAAAGATATCCAgttgatttgactgatttggacgctgaagcttcatattagcttcagataaactcttaaatacatttttgcacagaaggaggactgttgtctcccatcacttccaGTGAAAGGGTACTGGTGAAGGGTCTTtcaatggccagtatgaacaggaggaatgattagagcaagaaaaacacgtgtcaatgtttatttgggcagACAGGCATGAAAATTGTGAATTTGTCCTTTAACAGGTTTGTAGGGGGCCTCTCAGAAAATGTGGTGAAAGTGAGCCTTGACCCTCACCTCCAACCAGGACCTATCAATCTCTGGCCTGATAAACTTGGCCAGCTGAATCCTCactttcttctgcttcttcacCGGGTTGAGGATGGAGTTGAAGACCACCACGGCGCTTTTGTGCTTCAGCAGCGGGACATTCACCACGCTTTCCAGCGTTTTAAAGGGTCCGTTTTTAGTCCTGTACTCCACAATGTTGAGAGACTTGCGGCCTCTCAGGAGCTTGACGCCGGCCAGTTCTGCAGGTGTCGCGTTGTTAAGCAGCTGCAGGATGGCGACCCGCTGCTCGGGGGTGTAGCAGGCGTCCAGGGACACGCTGCTGTCCTCTTTGCACGGCTCGGAGGAAGACGAGATGGTGGCGTTCAGGGTTTCAAAGCCCGCCACGGGAACTCGGCTCCTCCAGCAACATGTGCACTGGAGATACCGCAGCTCCAGCTCAGGGGGGGAGCCGTGCTGAGGGCGCCGAAATAAGCCGGACTGCCCCGCATACTGACCTGCGGGGGAAAACACAAGAGAGGCGGCTGACTCATCGAATAAGCATTAAGAGTATTTGTCTTGACTCTTCACAACACGAGTGTCGAAGCCCAGAATTACTATGAACTTGTCAACTggataaaataaagaaagagcTCTGAAACTGATACAACTGTGGAGATATTGACGTGAGTTGACATTTCCAACGAGCCGAGTTAAATTAGCTGAAAATTCACATCATGCAAAGAAATGGTgagtaaaaggaaaaacatttgaCCACAGCTACTCGCCTCTCTGAGCAACCGACGATATAAATCGCCTGGCGACCCACATCGTCAAAAGTCCCAGTAAATAATCGACAATATTGGCTATAACATCGTGCAGGTGAGTTGAACAACTTGTTCTGTCCTTTGGTTGTTGTCCGACGCTTTTCAATCCACCGGTGTAGCACAACAACACGTCCTCCGTTGGTTccgctttcttcttctttgtatttACGGCTGAAACGTAAAGCAGCATTACGTGTCGTACTGTCACCTGCTGTATGGgagttttactgtttactgcaTCGCTACAGAGCTGCTTTCAGGTCAGTAACAAAGATTTAAGAAATGACATTTGACCACATATCTGACAAAGagtctatt
Coding sequences within:
- the atad5b gene encoding ATPase family AAA domain-containing protein 5b isoform X2 yields the protein MLNKLKRTKTSKNASFTSKNPPRATEVITLVLSEDETSPERDSVLLAAIDSKASNAAAGGISSSKAQPLQEKRRTCCAKDVKIAPIFLRTTQQGKRKRSSDGGLDRPVEELQKSVHPPQSDDSQLVKSQLSTPAGSHLTERKGSCRGQLSSSAVLSCLEEIQTSNPAFPVQRVFDTLQEKDLGSSVKSSYSRQSWFQGKRKCGNESSQVSKRLRSSLTTKDTTGTSHRLLPAHGVQGSADVSVKQQPRSSRLSRTHRLKQQRENVGLVNNCETNSESDSQSLITCDILQRDSSFEDVLWTDKYSPQCSSEVIGNSASVKKLHSWLKKWKLRADCDERRKKEERKQEENSSDSWDCGDFQGEAVTEGDRVEPLCNTMLITGPSGVGKTASVYACAQELGFKVFEVNCSSQRSGRHVLSQLKEATQSHLVETSGRDPLKPAYFNNYNTKSCSTNSENVPGKSAAPKNVISSSKKRPAQKFGRKRKANPAAVTLANYFKMKAKADHLHFGGLSPPPEKPDIKKLNNSSPGWDQTAPQNKQSTTSLILFEEVDVVFEDDVGFLAAIKTFMTTTKRPVVLTTNDPSFRERFSYSLEEIIFKTPSAMNVCSYLQLVCLAENVRLKLDDVLGLLTLTRGDVRRCLLQLQLWVNGGGGRASQNSNVEGGVGLDSQLPPGDAGCTSSMLGLHPATQNHLLNLLQSWTDPDMNKLLQLLAESWRRNVPLLYCNQELLLPIRAEGTPVHYLDKVTSSGQQSQLDGNNPKATAANSDSVRNISRLSRRKYTSAAFDATSSSNLTQKPQRASLTFKATHLRAQSSDDKTEPNADKVATDCLDALTDFFDLMSYLNATKPAAEPLISGSCRPEFVWTGAEMKDSLLDEMREEEEEEEEGRSCCQERWLDIQAAVEGLGFRRCWRRVSESWTEAQKCRQELGGTRWGKLVETLTLPVSADRESLGYSFQPLCAPSVFQRRYEMNRMVLGSRSFSLLGNRQAVSVDYMPVFRSICRSQRPPRGDEPVRCVNYLSSMQLGLSKSTLRLLAEDF
- the atad5b gene encoding ATPase family AAA domain-containing protein 5b isoform X1, which produces MLNKLKRTKTSKNASFTSKNPPRATEVITLVLSEDETSPERDSVLLAAIDSKASNAAAGGISSSKAQPLQEKRRTCCAKDVKIAPIFLRTTQQGKRKRSSDGGLDRPVEELQKSVHPPQSDDSQLVKSQLSTPAGSHLTERKGSCRGQLSSSAVLSCLEEIQTSNPAFPVQRVFDTLQEKDLGSSAVKSSYSRQSWFQGKRKCGNESSQVSKRLRSSLTTKDTTGTSHRLLPAHGVQGSADVSVKQQPRSSRLSRTHRLKQQRENVGLVNNCETNSESDSQSLITCDILQRDSSFEDVLWTDKYSPQCSSEVIGNSASVKKLHSWLKKWKLRADCDERRKKEERKQEENSSDSWDCGDFQGEAVTEGDRVEPLCNTMLITGPSGVGKTASVYACAQELGFKVFEVNCSSQRSGRHVLSQLKEATQSHLVETSGRDPLKPAYFNNYNTKSCSTNSENVPGKSAAPKNVISSSKKRPAQKFGRKRKANPAAVTLANYFKMKAKADHLHFGGLSPPPEKPDIKKLNNSSPGWDQTAPQNKQSTTSLILFEEVDVVFEDDVGFLAAIKTFMTTTKRPVVLTTNDPSFRERFSYSLEEIIFKTPSAMNVCSYLQLVCLAENVRLKLDDVLGLLTLTRGDVRRCLLQLQLWVNGGGGRASQNSNVEGGVGLDSQLPPGDAGCTSSMLGLHPATQNHLLNLLQSWTDPDMNKLLQLLAESWRRNVPLLYCNQELLLPIRAEGTPVHYLDKVTSSGQQSQLDGNNPKATAANSDSVRNISRLSRRKYTSAAFDATSSSNLTQKPQRASLTFKATHLRAQSSDDKTEPNADKVATDCLDALTDFFDLMSYLNATKPAAEPLISGSCRPEFVWTGAEMKDSLLDEMREEEEEEEEGRSCCQERWLDIQAAVEGLGFRRCWRRVSESWTEAQKCRQELGGTRWGKLVETLTLPVSADRESLGYSFQPLCAPSVFQRRYEMNRMVLGSRSFSLLGNRQAVSVDYMPVFRSICRSQRPPRGDEPVRCVNYLSSMQLGLSKSTLRLLAEDF
- the tefm gene encoding transcription elongation factor, mitochondrial, whose product is MWVARRFISSVAQRGQYAGQSGLFRRPQHGSPPELELRYLQCTCCWRSRVPVAGFETLNATISSSSEPCKEDSSVSLDACYTPEQRVAILQLLNNATPAELAGVKLLRGRKSLNIVEYRTKNGPFKTLESVVNVPLLKHKSAVVVFNSILNPVKKQKKVRIQLAKFIRPEIDRSWLEDANTIVSLACGTNKIAWAHVDRGMAVLDWQQLDCPNFLKGTYMASAYLNDVSAVVSLLPSADFYIIEKSSISAQNTALFPVMAHMRTVEAMLFALLEPRNCPPESNIPPRVLNMMRTAVGRHFGLMVGESRTSGAQTVRQLMTESVTQKFPRINFPPDLLVKYRNSFQMGSRRGGEELCDALLQAVAFYELLSESSS